Proteins encoded within one genomic window of Methanobacterium formicicum:
- a CDS encoding RAD55 family ATPase yields the protein MNYKFKYPDMEVAPGTNLLLLGDLFSGKDIFSKDFIKEGLENGEACIFVSTNDPIQDTLEEFKDYDIGLLGMINCMSSRSDLANDYPHMDQIRFVASPTELASIMAYINEFLDILRGREVPGIRIVFDSVSTLLMYSNLKTIYKFLHVLTNTVKAQNAVLLMTMEEGVHDRIEISSLERLSQGLITMAQGQIVFNGFSRRKFDYETEDDRIVITGEK from the coding sequence ATGAATTATAAATTCAAATATCCGGACATGGAAGTGGCCCCGGGCACCAATCTACTGCTTCTGGGGGATCTTTTTTCCGGCAAGGATATTTTTTCCAAGGATTTCATAAAAGAGGGACTAGAGAATGGTGAGGCCTGTATTTTTGTCTCCACCAATGACCCCATACAGGATACCCTGGAGGAGTTTAAAGACTACGATATAGGGTTACTGGGGATGATCAACTGTATGTCCTCCCGATCCGACCTGGCCAATGATTACCCCCATATGGACCAGATACGCTTTGTGGCCAGCCCCACAGAACTGGCCAGCATCATGGCTTATATCAATGAATTCCTGGATATTTTAAGGGGCAGGGAGGTCCCGGGTATAAGGATAGTCTTTGACTCAGTTTCCACCCTGTTGATGTACTCCAACCTGAAGACCATATACAAATTCCTGCACGTGCTGACCAACACGGTTAAGGCCCAAAACGCCGTCCTCCTCATGACCATGGAGGAGGGAGTCCACGACCGGATTGAGATAAGCAGTCTGGAAAGGTTAAGCCAGGGTTTGATAACCATGGCCCAGGGTCAAATAGTGTTCAATGGTTTTTCCCGCCGGAAATTTGACTATGAAACTGAAGACGACCGTATTGTCATTACCGGGGAGAAATAG
- a CDS encoding archaeosortase/exosortase family protein, producing the protein MAAVISILMVAPTFAGEYGGSITSLHPDKASYPNPGETITITSQGILTDTKGHGKTLSGSQIVYQITDGSGNVVATHTSTLGNMVEGDTFTDTWQTTNTNFPVEGSYTLSATWYDGSNHSPGHVIDSQSTTFTSIPAPWIIVAIAGFTMTIAALARKKRWWLSYYLVGSVAVVAAIMSFFVLTGYDSYVMSIEAQSMAFVASALGMPAQYLSPNAFLFPDPTGWSIFGIGLECSSIIEISVFIALLLFYPSYSWKRKLKYATIGAVATYLANIIRILSIVLIVSVFGKTSIYLAHAIVGKIIFFVLIVILYWYLLTKPTMGQVRKNIKSGKF; encoded by the coding sequence ATGGCTGCGGTCATTTCTATCTTAATGGTTGCCCCCACCTTTGCTGGAGAATACGGTGGATCCATAACCAGTTTACATCCAGATAAGGCTAGTTACCCTAATCCGGGTGAGACCATAACCATAACTTCTCAGGGCATTTTAACCGATACTAAAGGGCATGGTAAAACCTTAAGCGGTTCACAGATCGTCTATCAGATCACCGATGGCTCTGGAAATGTGGTGGCCACCCATACTTCAACTTTAGGTAACATGGTAGAAGGGGATACTTTTACCGATACCTGGCAGACCACCAACACCAATTTTCCGGTTGAAGGGAGTTACACTCTCAGTGCCACCTGGTACGATGGCAGTAATCACTCCCCGGGACATGTGATTGACTCCCAGAGCACCACCTTCACCAGCATCCCCGCTCCCTGGATCATCGTGGCCATTGCCGGGTTCACCATGACCATCGCTGCCCTGGCCCGGAAGAAGAGATGGTGGCTTTCCTACTACCTGGTGGGCAGTGTGGCTGTAGTGGCCGCCATCATGTCATTCTTCGTTTTAACGGGCTACGACAGTTACGTTATGAGTATTGAAGCACAGTCCATGGCCTTCGTGGCCAGTGCCCTGGGGATGCCGGCCCAGTACCTGTCACCCAATGCCTTCCTCTTCCCGGACCCCACCGGGTGGAGTATCTTTGGGATTGGCCTAGAATGCTCATCCATAATCGAGATAAGTGTTTTTATAGCTTTACTATTATTTTATCCCAGTTACAGTTGGAAGAGAAAGTTAAAATACGCCACCATAGGTGCAGTGGCCACTTACCTGGCCAACATAATCCGTATACTGAGTATAGTACTCATAGTCTCTGTATTTGGGAAAACATCCATTTACCTGGCCCACGCCATTGTGGGCAAAATCATCTTCTTCGTGCTGATCGTTATCCTCTACTGGTACCTCCTGACCAAACCCACCATGGGCCAGGTCCGAAAGAACATTAAATCCGGTAAGTTCTAG
- a CDS encoding IS1182 family transposase, translating into MALREDRIGQTWLVPRRVTDFIPENHVCYFIANLVEELDFKTIDRKYRHTRGKAAYSRRMLLRIVIMAGVDGVFSSRRVARLTEENVVYMYLSGMDKPDFRTICRFKIECRKEIEDAFKMTVNVAKNMGLVQLKHIAIDGTKIKANASNANLIDQEEIQTIREILKKGIETDKEEDKLHGDLRGDEIPPELISREKVHQIIQNVKKENKDTNNKNKLRSSSLKLLEQALGSLEGKSHVLEKLDHCERELEKTPQQTVSLTDPESRWMKNKKGRMELSYNMQIAVDHDSGIILASTITQDPTDHHQLTPQIEQINEILGPLSSFTKISADNGYYTKKNLQYLNENKLDGYIPNRKQAHETKNRSKKDKKFSKHNFKYNYSENVYICPNNKILNYKKTYQYEEVVMHQYYCNDCLKCSDQEKCVGKNRVRVITDYGDVLTKQMALKMESTNGKLEFAKRKEAVEWPFGNIKQNLKYIEFITRGIIQTNTEKNLINTVHNIKRIHNEINNQINTNNISNT; encoded by the coding sequence ATGGCTTTGAGGGAGGATCGTATTGGTCAGACTTGGTTGGTGCCTCGTCGTGTCACGGATTTTATTCCGGAGAATCATGTTTGTTATTTTATCGCTAATCTGGTGGAGGAGTTGGATTTTAAAACTATCGACCGGAAATATCGGCATACGCGGGGGAAAGCTGCTTATTCTCGGCGAATGTTACTTAGGATTGTTATCATGGCTGGGGTTGATGGTGTGTTTTCTTCTAGGCGTGTTGCAAGGCTTACGGAGGAAAATGTGGTTTATATGTATCTTTCGGGGATGGATAAACCTGATTTCAGGACAATTTGTCGGTTTAAAATTGAATGCAGGAAAGAAATAGAAGACGCATTTAAAATGACGGTAAACGTTGCAAAAAATATGGGACTAGTCCAATTGAAACATATCGCTATTGATGGTACTAAAATCAAAGCTAACGCATCGAATGCTAATTTAATCGACCAAGAAGAAATACAAACTATTCGTGAAATATTGAAAAAGGGAATTGAAACAGACAAGGAAGAAGACAAGCTTCACGGTGATTTAAGAGGTGATGAAATACCGCCTGAACTTATTTCTCGTGAAAAAGTTCACCAGATAATCCAAAATGTAAAAAAAGAAAACAAAGACACTAATAACAAAAATAAACTCCGTTCATCTTCCCTTAAGCTCCTTGAACAAGCACTGGGAAGTTTGGAAGGAAAAAGTCATGTTTTGGAAAAACTGGATCACTGTGAAAGAGAATTGGAAAAGACACCGCAACAGACTGTTAGTCTAACAGACCCTGAATCACGCTGGATGAAAAACAAAAAAGGTCGAATGGAGCTTTCATACAACATGCAAATAGCAGTGGACCATGATTCAGGAATAATACTGGCAAGCACCATAACACAAGACCCCACAGACCACCACCAACTAACACCACAAATAGAACAAATAAATGAAATATTAGGACCATTATCAAGTTTTACTAAGATTAGCGCAGATAATGGGTATTATACAAAGAAAAATCTACAATATCTAAATGAAAACAAGCTTGATGGTTACATACCCAACAGAAAACAAGCACATGAAACAAAAAACAGATCTAAAAAGGATAAAAAGTTTTCTAAACACAATTTTAAATACAATTACTCTGAAAACGTTTATATCTGCCCTAATAATAAAATATTAAATTATAAGAAGACTTATCAATATGAAGAGGTTGTAATGCACCAATATTATTGTAATGACTGTTTAAAATGTTCAGATCAGGAAAAATGTGTTGGTAAAAATAGGGTAAGAGTAATAACCGACTATGGGGATGTTTTAACTAAACAAATGGCCCTTAAAATGGAAAGTACGAATGGTAAGTTGGAGTTTGCTAAACGAAAAGAAGCCGTTGAATGGCCATTTGGGAACATAAAACAAAATTTAAAATACATAGAATTCATAACACGCGGCATAATACAAACAAACACAGAAAAAAACCTAATAAACACCGTACACAATATAAAAAGAATTCATAACGAAATAAATAACCAAATCAACACAAATAACATTTCAAACACATAA
- a CDS encoding hydrogenase iron-sulfur subunit, with protein MAEDDVKIVMFCCNWCSYGGADTAGTARMQYPPNVRVIRVMCSGRIEPQFIFKAFREGADGVIVAGCHHGDCHYDAGNYKLDRRMRLIYKLADEIGIGRERIHHDWISASEGEKFAETVKMMVARITALGPSPLKEQLEAPEESEMEA; from the coding sequence ATGGCTGAGGATGATGTAAAGATCGTGATGTTTTGTTGTAACTGGTGCTCCTACGGTGGAGCAGACACTGCAGGAACCGCAAGGATGCAGTATCCTCCAAATGTGCGGGTCATCCGAGTAATGTGCTCGGGAAGAATTGAACCTCAATTTATATTCAAGGCCTTCAGAGAAGGTGCTGATGGGGTCATTGTGGCCGGCTGTCACCATGGAGACTGCCACTACGACGCAGGAAACTACAAACTAGACCGTAGAATGAGATTAATCTACAAATTAGCAGATGAAATAGGAATTGGTAGAGAAAGGATTCACCATGACTGGATATCTGCTTCTGAAGGGGAAAAATTTGCAGAAACCGTCAAAATGATGGTTGCACGTATAACTGCTCTGGGCCCATCCCCACTCAAGGAACAACTTGAGGCTCCAGAAGAATCAGAAATGGAGGCCTAA
- a CDS encoding F420-nonreducing hydrogenase, producing MADKIKLGNVWLGVCSGCELSIADIHEAIVDVLGLADFEFMPVLMDTKYDEWTDVDVAIVTGGIRNDENRELALKVREKAKVVIAYGTCAAYGGVFGLGNLHTVDDLTQEAYINSESTYNDEGIIPSEGVPHLESRMRPLTEVIDVDLVLPGCPPRSDLVAQIVMALLKGEELPELPQTNLCEVCPREKPPEGMAMDKIIRQFELGEPEPEMCLVPQGLVCMGPATISMCGAECPSIGIRCQGCYGPTFNVVDQGAKMISAIGSDFGVERDKTVDPEEVANEMDDIVGTFYTYTLPSALIPAKMKKEGK from the coding sequence ATGGCAGATAAAATTAAACTAGGAAACGTTTGGTTGGGTGTATGTTCTGGATGTGAACTATCCATTGCCGACATCCACGAAGCCATTGTAGATGTTCTGGGATTAGCAGACTTCGAATTCATGCCTGTTTTAATGGACACCAAATACGATGAATGGACTGACGTAGATGTGGCCATAGTTACCGGTGGTATTCGAAACGACGAAAACCGAGAACTGGCTCTAAAAGTAAGAGAAAAGGCCAAGGTAGTTATTGCCTATGGTACCTGTGCTGCTTACGGTGGAGTCTTTGGACTGGGAAACCTACACACAGTTGATGATTTAACCCAGGAAGCTTACATTAATTCTGAAAGTACCTACAACGATGAAGGAATAATACCTAGCGAAGGAGTACCTCATCTGGAAAGCAGGATGAGGCCATTAACTGAAGTTATTGATGTGGATTTAGTTTTACCTGGATGCCCACCCCGCTCTGATCTGGTGGCCCAAATCGTTATGGCTCTCTTAAAAGGAGAAGAATTACCTGAACTACCACAGACCAACCTTTGTGAAGTATGTCCTAGGGAAAAACCACCAGAAGGAATGGCCATGGACAAAATCATCCGACAGTTCGAACTGGGAGAACCAGAACCAGAAATGTGTCTGGTGCCTCAGGGCCTGGTCTGTATGGGTCCTGCTACCATCTCCATGTGTGGTGCTGAATGCCCCAGCATAGGTATCCGCTGCCAGGGATGTTACGGACCTACCTTCAACGTGGTGGACCAGGGTGCTAAAATGATCAGTGCTATCGGTTCTGACTTCGGTGTAGAACGCGATAAAACTGTGGACCCTGAAGAAGTAGCCAATGAAATGGATGACATTGTTGGAACTTTCTACACCTACACACTCCCATCAGCTCTAATACCAGCTAAGATGAAAAAGGAGGGTAAATAA
- the mvhA gene encoding F420-non-reducing hydrogenase subunit MvhA, which produces MVTLKMEPVTRIEGHAKITVDLDDAGNVQDTKLHVMEFRGFEKFLQGRNIEEVPRLVPRICGICDVQHHLAAAKAVDACFGFAPDEILPTAYKMREIMSWGSVMHSHALHFYFLAAPDFIAGKDRKTRNVFQIVKDAPDAALQAIELRKNALDIIKATGGRPIHPTSSTPGGISTSLDDETQKDLLQKAQRNVELSVATLELAKPIFEENLDLVKTLGYVETYHTGLVKNGVWDMYDGNVRMKDKEGNPYVEFAPSDYLDYIAEKVKPYSWLKFPYIKDLGYPDGIYRVAPLSRLNVADKMPDAAPLAQEALNEFRDLFGYAQEPLLFHWARLIELLAASECAADALEGDLSGQKFPDSLERTAGEGVGIVEASRGTLTHHYACDENGNVTKANIVVATIQNNPAMEMGIQKVAQDYIKPGVEVDDKIFNLMEMVIRAYDPCLSCATHEIDSQMRLATLEVYDSEGHLVKRI; this is translated from the coding sequence ATGGTTACACTCAAAATGGAACCTGTGACCAGGATCGAAGGTCACGCCAAAATCACAGTGGACCTGGATGATGCAGGAAACGTTCAGGACACCAAACTCCACGTTATGGAATTCCGTGGATTTGAAAAATTCCTGCAAGGACGAAATATTGAAGAAGTACCAAGGTTAGTACCTCGAATATGTGGTATCTGTGATGTACAGCACCACCTGGCAGCTGCTAAAGCTGTGGATGCCTGTTTCGGATTTGCCCCTGATGAAATTCTCCCTACTGCCTACAAAATGAGGGAAATCATGAGCTGGGGTTCCGTAATGCACTCCCACGCTCTGCACTTCTACTTCCTGGCTGCACCTGACTTCATAGCCGGAAAAGACAGGAAAACCAGGAACGTATTCCAGATTGTTAAAGACGCTCCTGACGCAGCCCTGCAGGCAATTGAACTGCGAAAAAATGCTTTGGACATAATCAAAGCCACTGGTGGACGACCAATTCACCCAACATCCTCTACTCCTGGTGGTATCTCTACCAGTCTGGATGATGAAACCCAGAAAGACCTTCTACAGAAGGCCCAGAGGAACGTAGAACTATCTGTAGCCACCCTTGAACTGGCTAAACCAATATTCGAAGAAAACCTGGACCTGGTGAAAACCTTAGGTTACGTGGAAACTTACCACACTGGACTGGTTAAAAACGGAGTATGGGACATGTACGACGGAAACGTCCGCATGAAGGACAAAGAAGGAAACCCATACGTTGAATTTGCCCCATCCGATTACTTGGACTACATTGCTGAAAAGGTTAAACCATATTCCTGGTTAAAATTCCCCTACATAAAAGATCTGGGATACCCAGACGGAATTTACCGTGTGGCTCCATTATCACGACTTAACGTGGCAGATAAGATGCCTGATGCTGCACCATTAGCACAGGAAGCCTTAAACGAATTCAGAGATCTCTTTGGATATGCTCAGGAACCATTACTCTTCCACTGGGCCAGACTCATAGAGTTACTCGCTGCTTCAGAGTGCGCTGCTGATGCACTGGAAGGAGACCTATCTGGACAGAAATTCCCAGACTCTCTGGAAAGAACCGCTGGTGAAGGTGTAGGTATCGTGGAAGCATCCCGAGGAACTTTAACCCACCACTATGCTTGTGACGAAAACGGAAACGTTACCAAAGCAAACATCGTGGTAGCTACCATCCAGAACAACCCAGCTATGGAAATGGGTATCCAGAAAGTCGCTCAAGACTACATCAAACCAGGAGTAGAAGTAGACGACAAGATCTTCAACCTCATGGAAATGGTTATCAGGGCATACGACCCATGTTTATCCTGTGCAACCCACGAAATCGACAGTCAAATGAGACTCGCCACCCTTGAAGTGTACGACAGCGAGGGACACCTCGTTAAACGAATTTAA
- a CDS encoding 4Fe-4S binding protein: MIVVNKEDCIRCGACQGTCPTAAIAVSPDDVIYCDVCGGEPKCVDICPTGALKTDELVVDESGNTQTRVTFNPKLCDECGDCVEVCPPQILKLEAGKVQTIPLQGYCVMCQQCADICPVEVIGVEGVKEPKKMDLEITGPIYIVDCVGCGMCVDECPVDAITLPEIGESIVIDEDTCIKCGVCSQTCPWNAVFISGKKPVKRTKELKKFEVDEETCIGCNVCVEACPGDFIKPKASELSVELPAICTYCGLCEKMCPVEAIDLDVELGLAKQASEEGIVWDESKCEYIGACARICPTEAIRVVTNTGFEVPGDAEVSGEPSFAMCTRCGACTVACPEGALQLVEMDKVVDGEVVKRNRVQFSPDKCTQCGDCVEVCPYNMLKLTPDEKVPLKGFCILCDQCIPACPHEALSLK, from the coding sequence ATGATAGTGGTTAACAAGGAAGACTGCATTCGATGTGGGGCCTGTCAGGGAACCTGTCCAACTGCAGCCATCGCTGTATCTCCCGATGATGTCATTTACTGTGATGTCTGTGGAGGAGAGCCAAAATGTGTGGACATCTGTCCTACTGGTGCTCTTAAAACTGATGAGCTAGTTGTGGATGAATCAGGCAATACCCAGACCAGAGTAACCTTCAACCCCAAACTCTGTGATGAGTGCGGTGACTGTGTAGAAGTCTGCCCACCTCAGATCCTCAAATTAGAGGCTGGTAAAGTGCAGACCATACCACTACAGGGTTACTGTGTCATGTGCCAGCAGTGCGCAGACATATGCCCCGTAGAAGTCATTGGGGTAGAAGGAGTTAAAGAACCTAAAAAGATGGACTTGGAGATCACTGGTCCTATATACATTGTCGATTGTGTTGGATGCGGTATGTGTGTGGACGAATGTCCAGTAGATGCCATAACACTCCCTGAAATCGGAGAAAGCATCGTCATCGACGAAGACACCTGTATTAAATGTGGAGTCTGTTCCCAGACCTGCCCATGGAATGCAGTGTTCATATCTGGTAAGAAACCAGTAAAAAGGACCAAAGAACTCAAAAAGTTCGAAGTGGACGAAGAAACCTGTATCGGCTGTAATGTTTGTGTAGAAGCCTGTCCTGGCGACTTCATAAAACCAAAAGCCTCTGAACTAAGTGTGGAATTACCCGCAATCTGTACCTACTGTGGACTCTGTGAAAAGATGTGCCCAGTAGAAGCTATTGACCTGGATGTTGAACTGGGATTAGCTAAACAAGCATCAGAAGAAGGAATAGTATGGGATGAATCCAAGTGTGAATACATTGGAGCCTGTGCCCGTATCTGTCCAACTGAAGCTATCCGCGTGGTTACTAACACTGGTTTCGAAGTTCCTGGAGATGCCGAAGTTAGTGGCGAGCCATCATTCGCCATGTGTACCCGTTGTGGAGCATGTACTGTTGCCTGCCCAGAAGGAGCACTTCAACTGGTGGAAATGGACAAAGTTGTTGACGGTGAAGTTGTCAAGAGGAACAGGGTTCAGTTCAGTCCGGACAAGTGTACTCAATGTGGGGACTGTGTGGAAGTATGTCCATATAACATGCTGAAACTCACACCCGACGAAAAAGTACCACTCAAAGGATTCTGCATACTCTGTGACCAGTGCATACCAGCCTGTCCACACGAAGCATTGTCCCTAAAGTAG
- a CDS encoding CooT family nickel-binding protein — translation MCESTVYDAKGIKLMDDVIHMKIYGDRIEMVDILNQGMTVEGQIVELDLEKHSIFVEVDEKGLVK, via the coding sequence ATGTGCGAATCAACTGTTTACGATGCCAAAGGGATTAAACTCATGGATGATGTGATTCACATGAAAATCTATGGTGACAGAATAGAAATGGTGGATATATTAAACCAGGGAATGACTGTAGAGGGTCAGATAGTTGAATTAGACCTGGAAAAACATAGTATTTTTGTGGAAGTGGATGAAAAGGGGTTAGTTAAATAG